Proteins co-encoded in one Apodemus sylvaticus chromosome 6, mApoSyl1.1, whole genome shotgun sequence genomic window:
- the LOC127686962 gene encoding cholesterol 24-hydroxylase: MSPGLLLLGSAVLLAFGLCCTFVHRARSRYEHIPGPPRPSFLLGHLPYFWKKDEACGRVLQDVFLDWAKKYGPVVRVNVFHKTSVIVTSPESVKKFLMSTKYNKDSKMYRAIQTVFGERLFGQGLVSECDYGRWYKQRRVMDLAFSRSSLVSLMETFNEKAEQLVEILEAKADGQTPVSMQDMLTCATIDILAKAAFGMETSMLLGAQKPLSQAVKVMLEGISASRNTLAKFMPGKRKQLREIRESIRLLRQVGKDWVQRRREALKRGEDVPADILTQILKAEEGAQDDEVLLDNFVTFFIAGHETSANHLAFTVMELSRQPEIVARLQAEVDEVVGSKRHLDYEDLGRLQYLSQVLKESLRLYPPAWGTFRLLEEETLIDGVRVPGNTPLLFSTYVMGRMDTYFEDPLTFNPDRFSPGAPKPRFTYFPFSLGHRSCIGQHFAQMEVKVVMAKLLQRLEFRLVPGQRFGLQEQATLKPLDPVLCTLRPRGWQPAPPPPPC, encoded by the exons ATGAGCCCCGGGCTGCTGCTGCTCGGCAGCGCCGTCCTGCTCGCTTTCGGCCTCTGCTGCACCTTCGTGCATCGCGCTCGCAGCCGCTATGAGCACATCCCCGGGCCGCCGCGGCCCAG cttccttcttggacatctcCCCTACTTTTGGAAAAAGGATGAAGCTTGTGGCCGTGTGCTCCAAGACGTGTTTCTGGATTG GGCTAAGAAGTACGGTCCTGTTGTGAGAGTCAATGTCTTCCACAAAACCTCAGTCATCGTCACAAGTCCTGAGTCAGTCAAG AAGTTCCTGATGTCCACCAAGTACAACAAGGACTCCAAGATGTACCGTGCGATTCAGACTGTGTTTGGGGAGAG ACTGTTTGGCCAGGGCTTGGTGTCTGAATGTGACTATGGGCGCTGGTACAAGCAGAGGAGAGTCATGGACTTGGCCTTCAGCCGCAG CTCCTTGGTTAGCCTGATGGAGACCTTCAACGAGAAGGCGGAACAGCTGGTGGAGATCCTAGAAGCTAAGGCGGACGGACAGACACCCGTGTCCATGCAGGACATGCTGACGTGTGCCACCATCGACATCCTGGCCAAG GCAGCCTTTGGGATGGAGACCAGTATGCTACTGGGCGCCCAGAAGCCCCTGTCCCAGGCAGTGAAGGTCATGCTGGAGGGTATCAGTGCGTCTCGTAACACCCTGGCGAAG TTCATGCcagggaagagaaagcagctTCGGGAGATCCGAGAGAGCATCCGTCTGCTGCGCCAGGTGGGGAAGGATTGGGTGCAGCGCCGCCGCGAGGCCCTGAAGAGGGGCGAGGACGTGCCGGCCGATATCCTCACGCAGATTCTCAAAG CTGAAGAGGGAGCCCAGGACGACGAGGTTCTGCTGGACAACTTTGTCACCTTCTTCATTGCGG GTCATGAGACTTCTGCCAACCATCTGGCATTCACAGTGATGGAGTTGTCTCGCCAGCCCGAAATTGTGGCAAG GCTGCAGGCCGAGGTGGATGAGGTTGTGGGCTCCAAGAGGCACCTGGACTACGAGGATCTGGGGAGACTGCAGTACTTGTCGCAG GTCCTCAAAGAGTCTCTGAGGCTGTACCCACCAGCGTGGGGCACCTTTCGTCTGCTGGAGGAGGAGACCTTGATTGATGGGGTCAGAGTCCCTGGCAACACTCCCCTTCTG TTCAGCACATATGTCATGGGGAGGATGGACACCTACTTTGAAGACCCACTGACTTTCAACCCTGACCGCTTCAGCCCTGGAGCACCCAA GCCCCGGTTCACCTACTTCCCCTTTTCCCTGGGCCATCGCTCCTGCATCGGGCAGCACTTTGCTCAG atGGAGGTGAAAGTTGTTATGGCCAAGCTGCTTCAGAGGCTCGAGTTCCGGCTGGTGCCTGGGCAGCGCTTCGGCCTGCAAGAGCAGGCTACGCTCAAGCCACTGGACCCCGTGCTGTGCACCCTGAGGCCCCGGGGCTGGCAgcctgcacccccacccccaccctgctga